In a genomic window of Clavelina lepadiformis chromosome 7, kaClaLepa1.1, whole genome shotgun sequence:
- the LOC143464743 gene encoding atlastin-2-like, giving the protein MNESMTFLFCRNKYLTFNKMVVDGDSVQNELVDDTERGTPVPVVLVNDDHTFTLDEDAISSILLKKEIADLPVVVISVAGAFRKGKSFLLNFLLRFLSNYENENWIGDSDESLSGFSWRGGSDRVTTGILMWSEVFQISTPAGLKVAVVLMDTQGAFDSSSTVKDCATVFALSTMTSSVQIYNISQNIQEDDFQHLELFTEYGRLALEESDVKPFQSLQFLVRDWSYPYEYEYGVEGGRKLLNKRLELSEKQHEELQRVRTHIRSCFDDLSCFLMPHPGLAVATNPHFKGALKDITPDFKEYMLKLAPMLLAPEKLKVKEIHGSAVKCSELVEYFRSYIKIYHGEKLPEPKSMLQATAEANNLAAVAKARDLYSSSMDQVCGSSSAFVNPTVLDDKHIEYKELSLDCFDNTRKMGGVEFSTSYREKLEVDIVEMYDNYVRTNSAKNVFRNVRTPSVYLVVGAICYLMSGLFGFLYLTSFATICNIFLFITVVSILSWSYVQFTGNHQDIGKTLDVVADFLWENFLSNIYNSVIQQGAKQLTQETMRQLTEKVKSN; this is encoded by the coding sequence AGTCAATGACCTTTCTCttttgcagaaataaatacttaacatttaataaaatggTTGTTGATGGAGATTCTGTTCAAAATGAACTGGTCGATGACACTGAGCGGGGAACACCTGTCCCTGTTGTTCTGGTCAATGATGACCACACTTTCACTCTTGACGAAGATGCAATCTCGTCCATCCttttaaaaaaggaaattgCTGATCTTCCTGTTGTTGTTATATCTGTTGCCGGAGCTTTTCGCAAAGGAAAATCATTCCtactaaattttcttttacgtTTCCTGTCAAATTATGAGAACGAAAATTGGATTGGAGATTCTGATGAATCCCTTTCTGGATTTTCCTGGAGAGGTGGATCTGATCGTGTGACCACAGGAATATTAATGTGGAGCGAAGTGTTTCAGATCAGCACACCAGCTGGGCTGAAGGTGGCAGTTGTCCTAATGGATACACAGGGAGCGTTTGATTCCTCCTCAACTGTCAAAGATTGCGCAACTGTATTTGCATTGAGTACGATGACCAGCTCAGTACAGATTTACAACATATCCCAAAACATCCAGGAAGATGATTTTCAGCATCTGGAGTTATTTACAGAGTATGGCAGGTTGGCACTGGAAGAATCTGATGTGAAACCATTCCAATCACTGCAGTTTTTAGTTCGTGATTGGAGTTATCCTTATGAGTATGAGTATGGTGTCGAGGGTGGTAGGAAGCTACTAAATAAACGTTTGGAGCTGTCAGAAAAGCAGCACGAGGAATTGCAAAGAGTACGAACACACATTCGATCTTGTTTTGACGACTTGTCTTGCTTTCTCATGCCACACCCAGGCTTGGCTGTTGCTACCAATCCCCATTTTAAAGGTGCATTGAAAGACATCACCCCGGATTTTAAAGAATATATGTTGAAGTTGGCTCCTATGTTATTGGCCccagaaaaattaaaagtaaagGAAATACACGGGAGTGCCGTCAAGTGCTCCGAGTTGGTTGAATATTTTCGGTCGTACATAAAGATATATCATGGCGAAAAGCTTCCTGAACCAAAGAGTATGCTCCAAGCAACAGCAGAGGCCAACAACCTAGCTGCTGTTGCAAAAGCTCGGGATCTTTACTCCAGCTCCATGGATCAAGTTTGTGGAAGCTCGTCTGCATTTGTTAATCCAACTGTGTTAGATGACAAGCACATTGAATACAAGGAGCTGTCGCTAGATTGCTTTGACAACACCAGGAAAATGGGTGGTGTGGAATTTAGTACAAGTTACAGGGAAAAGCTGGAAGTTGATATCGTTGAAATGTACGACAATTACGTTCGCACCAATtctgcaaaaaatgtttttagaaatGTACGCACTCCGAGTGTTTATCTTGTGGTTGGAGCTATTTGTTATCTGATGTCTGGGTTATTTGGTTTCTTATATTTGACATCTTTTGCGACCATctgcaacatttttctctTCATCACTGTGGTTTCAATCCTTTCATGGAGTTATGTACAGTTCACAGGCAACCACCAAGACATTGGGAAAACTCTTGATGTTGTTGCCGATTTTCTTTGGGAAAACTTTCTCAGCAACATCTACAACTCAGTCATACAGCAAGGGGCAAAGCAACTTACTCAAGAAACCATGCGCCAATTAACTGAAAAAGTGAAATCCAATTAA